The following is a genomic window from Butyricimonas faecihominis.
AAACTGACCCCGGAACTACGGAGACAGATAGAACATTGTACCGATTTACGGGAACTGGAAGATATTTATCTGCCTTATAAACCGAAAAAACAAACTCGGGCATCAAAGGCAAAAGCAAAGGGATTGGAACCTTTGGCTGCCATGTTGATGAAACAGGATAACGGGGATGTATGGGACAAAGCGGCTCGTTTCGTGAAGAATGACGTGGAGAATGAAGAAGAGGCTTTGCAGGGTGCTAGGGATATTATTGCCGAGTGGGTCAGCGAGAATGACCGGGCAAGAAACACCGTGCGTCGCTCTTTTGACCGGATGGCCGTGGTAAAAGCGAAAGTTGTGAAGGGGAAAGAGGAAGAAGGGGAGAAGTTCACGGATTATTTCGATTATTCCGAGCCTTTGCGGAGGATTCCTTCCCACCGGATGTTAGCGATTCGTCGGGGAGAGGCTGAAGGTATTCTGAAAGTGGCGATTGAAATCCCGGAAGAGGAAACGATCGAGTCTTTGGAAAGAATATTCGTGAAAGGTCGTAACGAGAGTGCCGAGCAGGTGACCATGGCGGTGAAAGACGGGTATAAACGTTTGTTGCTTTCGTCTATCGAGACCGAGTACCTGCAAAGCGGTAAGCAGAAAGCGGATGAAGAAGCGATTAAGGTGTTTGCTGAAAATCTGCGTCAATTGCTTTTGGCACCACCTCTTGGGAATAGGCGGGTGTTGGGTATAGATCCGGGATTCCGCACGGGGTGTAAGGTTGTTTGTCTGGATGAAACGGGAAATCTGGTACATAATGAAACCATTTATCCTCACCCGCCACAAAACGAGGTAAAACAAGCGGCTAATAAGATTACCAATCTGGTCAACTCGTACCGGATCGAGGCGATTGCTATCGGTAACGGTACGGCAGGACGTGAAACCGAACGGTTTATCCAGAGTTTGCGTTATGACCGGGATATACAAGTGTTTGTCGTGAGTGAAAGTGGGGCATCGATTTATTCGGCCTCTAAGATAGCCCGGGACGAGTTCCCGCAGTATGATGTAACGGTGCGCGGTGCCGTGTCGATAGGGCGTCGGCTGATGGACCCATTGGCCGAGTTGGTAAAGATTGACCCGAAGTCTATCGGGGTAGGGCAATACCAGCATGATGTCGATCAATCCAAATTGAAAGAGAGTTTGGATCGGGTGGTCGAGTCGTGTGTGAACCGGGTTGGGGTGAACGTGAACACGGCAAGCAAGTACTTGTTGACTTACGTCTCCGGATTGGGGCCGACTTTGGCAGAAAACGTGGTTACTTATATCAAGGAGAACGGGGCATTCCGTAGTCGCAGCGAATTGAAAAAAGTGAAACGTATGGGAGAGAAGGCATTCGAACAGTGTGCCGGGTTCCTTCGTATCGAGGGGGCCGAAAATCCCTTGGATAATTCATCCGTGCATCCGGAATCATACGCCGTGGCAGAACGGATGGCAAAAGACTTGGGCATCTCGTTGAAATCGTTGATTGGTAACGAGGAGGCTTGTAATAAGATTGA
Proteins encoded in this region:
- a CDS encoding Tex family protein → MEYYIDPVTFVTQKSGFESRYIKNLLGLLDEGATIPFISRYRKEMTGSMDEVQVGQVREIYEQFKELEKRKKTVLENIEQQEKLTPELRRQIEHCTDLRELEDIYLPYKPKKQTRASKAKAKGLEPLAAMLMKQDNGDVWDKAARFVKNDVENEEEALQGARDIIAEWVSENDRARNTVRRSFDRMAVVKAKVVKGKEEEGEKFTDYFDYSEPLRRIPSHRMLAIRRGEAEGILKVAIEIPEEETIESLERIFVKGRNESAEQVTMAVKDGYKRLLLSSIETEYLQSGKQKADEEAIKVFAENLRQLLLAPPLGNRRVLGIDPGFRTGCKVVCLDETGNLVHNETIYPHPPQNEVKQAANKITNLVNSYRIEAIAIGNGTAGRETERFIQSLRYDRDIQVFVVSESGASIYSASKIARDEFPQYDVTVRGAVSIGRRLMDPLAELVKIDPKSIGVGQYQHDVDQSKLKESLDRVVESCVNRVGVNVNTASKYLLTYVSGLGPTLAENVVTYIKENGAFRSRSELKKVKRMGEKAFEQCAGFLRIEGAENPLDNSSVHPESYAVAERMAKDLGISLKSLIGNEEACNKIELSRYVNDRIGLPTLKDIVDELKKPGRDPRSVAKVFSFADNIHTIDDLEIGMVVPGIVTNLTNFGAFVDIGVKQDGLVHISEIADKYISNPADVLSLNQHVSVKIVQVDKVRKRIGLSIKQA